The DNA segment CACCCGTGGCAGCAAGACGAAAAACACCCGGTCAGGTCAGCAATGTGTATCCAGCGTGACCCAACTGAAACAGACCCGTATCACACTGACTTACGACGGCGAGCAATATGTCGTCCCCGAGGACTACAGGGGTTATTGATGCATGCTCTCCAACCGGTCGGCGACGTCGCTGCACGCTTGGCGGCGTGCCGACAAAAGCCCTGAGCCGGCATCGGTTTTCACGACGAGTCGTGATCTCGCCCAAGCGGCTGATATAGACTGGCCGCCACGTGTTCTGGCGCTTGCAGGTTCCCCATGACTCCATCGTTGCTTATGGCCGTGCTGGCCTCGGGTTTCATCTATGGCATTACCCCAGGGCCCGGCGTGCTGGCGGTGTTTGGCATCGGTGCGGCGCATGGGCGGCGGGCCGGGGCGGGGTTTTTGTGTGGGCATTTGCTCGGTGATGTGGTCTGGTGCAGCACGGCGTTGATCGCGATTGTCGGCGCCCGTGAAATCGGCAGCACGGCGTTCGATGTGCTCGGTGTGCTTAGCGCGCTGTATCTGTTCTGGCTCGGCTGGCGTGCGGTGCGTGCGCAACGGCGCAATGGCGACGAAGCGCAAGGCGCCGCGCGTCAGCCGTTCTGGCACGGCATTGTCTTCGGTCTGACCAATCCCAAGGCCTACCCGGTGGCCGTGGCGACGTTCACTGCGCTGCTGTCGAGCCGCGCCGAACTGCTCAACTGGTCGATGCTGCCGGCGCTGATTGCCCTGAGTTTCGTTGGCGGCGCGCTGGCTTACGCGATTCTGGTGGGCGTGGTCGGCGCCCATCGCGTGCGCAAGGTTTATCAGCGTCACGAACTGTTGATCACTCGCCTGTGCGGGGTGATGTTCATCGGTTTCGCCATCAACGCGCTGATGCATGCGCTGCCGGGTTTGATGCCGAACAAGGGTTGATGCGGGATCTGCCGGACGCACCGTTCGTCGTGCCTGGGCCAGTTTTTCTAAACCTTTGACCGTTAAAACATTCCTAACTGAGGCGGACGTTTGTCCGCCACGTGTATTTAAGCAGCGGGCGAATCACTGCCCGCTTGAGTATTTTCAACGAAGGAGGGCGCGACCATGAGCCGGATGGCCACCCGTTTACGTACCGTCAGTTTTGCAACCCTGCTGGGCCTGTGCGCCAGCAGTGCGTTCGCCCAGTCGCCTGCCGAATTCATCAATGATGCTTCCGCCAAAGGCATGGCCGACATCGAAGCCAGCCGTCAGGCCCACGGCAAGACCGAATCCAAAGAGGTCAAGGATTACACCATCGTCGTCATCAACGACCGCACCACGGCCAACCAGCACCTGGCGAAAATCGCCAGGAAGCTCGACTTGCCGGTCGCGCCCCGCGAAGAGCTCGCCGACAAGGCCAAGGAATTGATGCCGGAAGTGAAGGATGGCGCGACCTTCGAGCAGGCCTACGCGGCCAGTCAGGTCAAAGCCACCGAAGAAGCCATCACCCAGATCCAGCAACAGGCACAGACCACCGACGTGCCGGAAATCAAAGCGTTTGCCGATGAGACTTTGCCAAAACTGCAAAGCCACCTGGAGAAGGCCCGGGCTCTACAGGCCAGTCGCTAAATTCTCAAGCTGATCCCAGCATCCCCAAACCTTCGCAGCGCCTGCTTGATGCAGGCACTGCCGAAGGTTTTTTTACGCCTGCGACGCGTCCCGTGTGGAAGGGGTTATATGCAGATTGCTCAGCACTCATTCAAATCCTGCTTTGGCTTGCTCTTGTCACCGAGCCCCTCAAGCTCGAACACTTGGTTCTCCCCCAGCGAGCGATAGTGCTTGCGCAATTCCTCCAGTTGCTTGAGGTCCAGCGCTTCCAGCCCGAGCATTGCGTTCTGCGCTTCCTTGTTGACCCGCAGCAGCTCATCGAGCTTTAGGTGCAGGATGTCGGTGTCACGGTTTTGCGTGTTCTGGATCAGGAAAACCATCAGGAACGTGATGATCGTGGTCGAGGTGTTGATGATCAGTTGCCAGGTATCGTTGTAACCAAAAATCGGTCCGCTCAAACCCCATAACCCGATCAGAATCAATGCGCCCATAAAGGTCTTCGGGCTACCGGCCCACAGGGCCAGTTTTTGGGCGATTTTTGCAAATTTCATGATGGAAGTCCTTTTGTTGGGAGCTTGAAATTCAGACACCGGCGTTGCGCTGAAAATTCTGTTTACAACTTCTCCCATGCACTTGATGCCTCGTCAGGACTCGCCAATTCAGTTCGTTTATTAGCTGGCCTTTCATTGTGGAGGTTTGGGTCTAGTATCAAATGGCAGTCAAACTGCCATCAGCTTGTTCCACGGATCGAAACCCGCAAGAGGCCACTCATGGAATTCTTCGAAAAGTTAGCCAGCCTAGCCGCCAAAGTCCGCTTGCAGAGCGCAGCTATCCAGACGGAAGAGGCGACGAAAAATGCGTTCGTCATGCCCTTTATCAGTACGGTTCTGGGTTACGACGTTTTTGATCCGACCGAAGTGACGCCCGAATTCGTCTGCGATATCGGCACCAAGAAGGGCGAAAAGATCGACTACGCGATCATGAAAGAGGGTGAGGTGCAGATTCTGATTGAGTGCAAAAAAATCGGTGAGTCGTTGCATATCAATCATGCCTCACAGTTGTTCCGCTATTTCCATGTCACCAGTGCTCGAATCTCCATCCTCACCAACGGCCAGGTCTATAAATTCTTCACCGATCTGGATGCGCCGAACAAAATGGATGAGAAACCGTTCCTTGAATTGGATCTGTTGGACATTGATGAATATTCAGTCCCCGAGTTGGTGAAACTGACCAAGTCGGCCTTTGACGTTGATTCCATCATCAATGCAGCGGGTGAGTTGAAATATGTCAGCCAAATCAAAAAGGTTCTCGCCGCGCAGGTCAGCAAGCCAGATGATGACTTTGTAAAGGTATTCGCTTCCCGGGTTTATGACGGCGTGATCACGCAGAAAGTGCGAGATCAGTTTCACGAATTGACCAGAAAAGCTGTCGTGCAATTCTTGAATGACCAGATCAATGATCGGCTCAAATCGGCCATGAGCGGCGCTATTCAGCCCGCGCTGGCGTCCTTGCCTTCGGTTCCTGTCGGAACTGATCCGGTAGATCCGCGCGATGAGTCGGATGACAAAGTTCTGACAACCTTGGAAGAATTGGAGGGTTACCACATCGTTCGAGCGCTGGTCCGATCAGTCGTTGATGCCAAGCGCATTGTTCAGCGCGATACGCAGAGCTATTTCGGTATTTTGCTGGATGACAACAATCGCAAACCGATCTGCCGTTTGCATTTCAATCGGTCCCAAAAGTATCTCGGCATATTCGATGAAGAAAAAAACGAAACGCGTCATGCGATCAATTCGGTGGATGACATCTATGAGTTCTCTGATCACCTGAAAAAAACTGTCGGCTATTACGATTGATGGAGAGTCGCTCTGCGGCTTGTCGTTTAGTCGGACATCTCTTGCAACGTTCGCACTGGAATTGCATTTCACGCTGCCTGTATCGTGAAAAGCAATTTGAACACACCGCCAGGAGAACGCAATGAGCTGGTCTGCCAAGCAATACGTCGCTTTCGAAGATGAACGCACCCGCCCGGCCCGTGATCTGCTGGCGGCGATTCCCACGGCTGATGCGCGAACCGTGGTCGATATCGGTTGCGGTCCCGGTAACTCCACGGAGTTGCTGGTGCAGCGGTTTCCTGCAGCCAAGGTCAGTGGGCTCGATAGCTCGGCGGACATGATCGATGCGGCACGCCAGCGCTTGCCGCAGTTGCAGTTCGAGGTGGCCGAGATTGATCAATGGGCGGAGGCAGGTCCGTTCGATGTGATCTTCGCCAACGCCGTGCTGCAATGGGTACCGGATCACGCGACGTTGCTGCCTGCGCTGGCAAGCAAGCTGTCAGCGGGTGGCAGTATGGCGATCCAGATGCCCGACAACCTCAACGAACCCTCACATCGACTGATGCGCGAAGTCGCCACCAATGGCCCGTGGGCGAGCAGGCTCACTGGCGCGGCAGAGCAACGTACCGACATGGCCAGCGCCAGCCAGTACTTTTCAATGCTGCGTCCGTACTGTGCGCGGGTCGATGTGTGGCGTACGACTTATCACCATCAGTTGTCTGGCGGGGCGGCCGGCGTCGTGGAGTGGTTCAAGGGGAGCGGGTTGATTCCGTTTCTGAGCCCGTTGACCGAAGAGGAACGGGCGCAGTATCTGCAGCAATATCTGGCAGCGGTTGAAGAGGCTTATCCAGCATTGGCCGACGGCTCGGTGCTGTTGCCGTTTCCACGCTTGTTCATTGTTGCGACCCGCTGAAACACCCCCTCAGCAGGCTCGTTTTTATGTCCTGCATGCAGGCTCAGTTTGCTGGCCGGAGGAATCGGCCGGTTCAACGAAGGAGGGCGATGTTGGTATCGATCCTGCCCTGGATGACTTGCAAAGTCTCCGGGGTTATCTCGTTAGGAAGCAGCTCGGCAGCGATTGCCGAAAACCGGCTGGCAACGGCGCATATTCGATCTATCGCATCCTCCGCTTTATCGATTGATATTTCCGCTTCCTGCGAAAGCCTCAGGATCTCTTTGCGGCCAATTTCCAAAGCTTCACCCATGACATCCATTTGGTGATAACCGCCGGGCCCTTCGCAAAAGGTCACGTCGAAGGCAGGTGACAACTTCCACTCGCCGGAAGACGCCATGAGATAGGCAAAATTCTTCGGATGATCATCCCGGTTGTTGAACGCGACGTTGAATACCGCTCGTTCGAAGGCCAGCGCTTTCTCGCGCACGTCATTAGTGCAGTAATGGGTAGCGCGGAGAAAATTCACGTAATCCAATGCGCCAGGGGAACGAAAGTCGGCTCCCGTCAAGGCTGCCAAGCTCTGCATGGGGATGCGCAGACCGTCTTGTCGGTCGAAGCGTCTGCTGGCGAAAGCGGCCATTCCATCAGGCAGGCGGAAGTGCTGGCTGTCAGGCGTCTCGATGCCACACAAACGCAGGCATTCTGAATAGGCCATTTCGACTGCGCAGACTTCGGGATGCTCGCCCTGACCGGGGAATTTCACCAGCCAGGCTTCGAATCCAGAAACAGCCGCCGTGGTAAATGTCCCGGTTTCGCGATCGCGATAGATCAACGCCTTGGGTCTGGCACCTTGCGGCGAGCCACCCACCAACAATAATTTCTGCAGCAACTGGGCACCGTCGCCGTCGAGCACTTCGCGTACTTCAGCCGCCAGCAGCTCAATCGAGTCATGGGTGGCCGGTACCATTAACTCAGGAGCGACAGGCTCGAACGACATGGCGCCCATCGCGTTCGCGCCGACATAGGCCAAACGCTCCAGGGGGCCGATGCGTGCGGCATTGAGGCCGCGACGCTTGAACAAGCGATCCATCAGAAGCATGCCCCAACCATCCGGCAACGCGTCATAGACCGGGCCGGGGAGACCCATTTGATGCGATGGAAAATCTCGCCTCAGCTTCCCACCCGCTAACGGCAGGCGAAGCGAGGACAGTTCCAGGCCTTTTGTCTTCGCCTCATCGCTGTACTCAAACACGATCAGCGGGCGCCCGTTCAAGGCTGTAGTAGAAACAAGCGAGCCCCAAAGCCAGCGCTCACCCCAACCCTCGTAATAAACGTCCACTTTCTCAAGCATTGTCAGGTTTCCTTTTGATGCGCTGACGCTTGGCGCTGTTTTCGTAACGCAGGATATCGTCCAGGGTTTCGATCTTGGGCTGGAACAAGTCTTCGAGTTCTTTTCCTCGGCCAAGCACCATCGCAACGCGCACCAGATTCTCGAACCCGACGTTGCGTCCAGACTCCAGATTGGACACGGTGTTGATTCCGATACCGGCCCGTGCGGCCACATCAGCCTGGGTCATTTCCAGAGCGAGCCGTTCTATACGAAGCCGACCGCATAGGCGTTTGACGATTTCGGCGGGCGTGCTGAGATTAAGCTCCAGCATGGCGAGGTCTCTCGATGACGTCTGATTTCTGAAGTGTAGCGTAAATCCCTTTTAACGGATTTTATCCGGTAATAAACGGTATAAAACACAGAATAATGGATTTATATGAAGCAGGATGTTTCGCCGAGATTGAGGGGGATTCTTGAAAGTGTCTTCACCAAATCCCGGACACAAAAAAACCGGCCCCTGTAGGCCGGTTTTTTCATTCCTGCGTCCCCCGTCAAAAAGCATGACGTGAGACAAGATTCGGTTGGAGCGGGTAGAGGGAATCGAACCCTCATCTAAAGCTTGGGAAGCTTTCGTTCTACCACTAAACTATACCCGCTCAGAGCGGCTGACTTTGTACCAGACTCGGCCACGGATTTGAAGTTTTCTTTTCTTTTCAGCGGCTTTTTACGTAGAAACCGGTCAGTCGCGAGCAAGGGCTGCAAAGGTCAGACGAACGCCTCCCGCCTGCAGCCTTGCCCGCGCTGACGTCCTTTCAAATAGCCAATGCATGTTGGCCCTGCACATACGAGTAACGCGTTCGGCTGGTCTGCTGCGCCGGTTTCAGAAAGCCGAGCAAGGCGTTCTGGCTGTCGCGGCACGCGGCTTTGTGTTCCATGTCGAGAAAATGCCCGGTGGCTTGCAAGGTGGTGAACGTGCTCTGCGCCACATGGTTGCCGAACAGGCGTGCGTCTTCGGCGGCGGTGTATTCGTCCCATTCGCCGTTCAGAAACAGCACCGGGACGGTGATCTTCTTCGCTGCGTTCAAGTAGCACTGGCGGTCGCTGTGCAGCACATCGTTGATGTGGAAATGCATCTGCCCGTATTCATGCTCGGCCAGGCTGCTGACGTGGCGATAATTGAAGCGCTTGAACAGCGACGGCAAATGTTTGCCGATGGTGTTGTTGACCAGATGGCCGACGCGGTCGCGATCCAGATTGCCGAGGTAATCGACGCCGCGCTCAAGGTAATCGAGCATGTGTGCGTTGATCACCGGCGAGAACGAGCTGATCACGGCCCTTTCGATGCGTCGTGGCTGCTGGGCGAGGGCGACCAGCGTGGCGGCACCGCCCCATGAAAACGACAGCACGTGTTCGGCGGCAAAGTGGTCGATCAGCTCCAGCAGGATCTGCCCTTCGACTTCCTTGGTCAGATGTTTCTCATGGCGGTTGTGGGCTTTCGAGCGACCGGCGTAGGGCTGGTCGTAGCAGACCACGTTGAATTGCGGGTGCAGGTTTTTCACCGTCTGGGCAAACGACGCAGTCGTGGCCATCGAGCCGTTGACCAGGATGATGGTCTTTTCTGCGGCGTCTGCGCGATAGAACTCCGTGTAAACCCGATACTGACCCTGTATATCCAGCACAGCGATTTCTGGCCTCATGTCGTAAGACTCCTGGCAAGCAAGCGGGTATGCGCGCAACGAAGATTGCACGAGCTTTGTGACAGGTAGGCATACGCCTGGAATGTGTGGGCCCATGTCGATCCGGTAAGGCAGGTCGACGGGTATTGTTATTGGCGGGCAGTCTGCCGGTTGCAGTGCAGCCCCGCGGGCTTGCGACCGACAAAAAGTTTCTTGGAAGTATGGGGTGACTCATCGGTCACATTTCGGCCGACGACCTGATTCAAGCAGGGGAGTCTGAATCGCGCAAGTGCCGTTGGTAAATTGTTCGACAACTTCGGCTGGGCGGTCGCAGGCCTGGAACAAATGAATCTCTTCGGTGCGCAAAGCGCGGTACTCGCCCGGTTTTAGCGCGCTGTCCAGGGCCAGTTCGCCCATCGATTCGCGGTGCAGGCGCAGGACCTTGTTGTTGAAAAAACCAAACATGCGCTTCACCTGATGATAGCGGCCCTCGACAATGCTCAGCCGCGCCGAATGCGGCCCGAGCAGTTGCAGGTGTGCCGGTTGCGTGGTCAGGTTTTCAAAGGCGAAATAGATGCCCTCGGCAAAGGTCGGCGCGTAGCGTGCGTCAATCTCTTGCTCGGTTTCGACGTAATAGACTTTTGGCAGCTTGGTTTGCGGTTGGGTCAGGCGCCGCGACCAGGCGCCGTCGTTGGTGATCAGTATCAGCCCGGTGGTGTTGAAGTCCAGGCGCCCGGCGATGTGCAAGTCGGCCTTGTCCGGTTCGTCGAGCAAGTCGAGCACGGTCGGGTGTTGCGGGTCGCGGGTGGCGCTGACGCAGCCCGGTGGCTTGTGCAGCATGAAGTAGCGCGCCGGTTTACCGCGTTGCAGGATTTCGTCGTCGACTTCGATGCGGCTGAATTCCAGCACCTCGCTGTGCGGGTCGCTAACGACTTTTCCGTCAACACGCACGCGCTTTTCCACCAGCAACAGGCGAACCTGCTGACGGTTATAGCGGGGCAGGTTACTGAGGAAACGGTCGACGCGCATGGTCAGTATTCAACTGATAAACGGCCGCGCATCTTACGGGATCGGGCGCCGGCCTGCTTGCAGTTGCGCCTCGACCTGCGCGCAACGTGGACACAGGCAGGACTGGTTGCGCAGCGCTGGCGGCAATGCCTCGAGCACCGCCGGGTCGATCGTCACGCCGTAGCACCAGCATGCGCGGTCGGCCGTGCGCGGGTCAGCCAGGCTGCAGTCGTTACGGGCGCCGCAGGCCGGGCAATGGTCGGGTTTTGCAATATCGTCAGGCATAAGTCGAGTGAGGCATTTCCACGCAAGTGCGGTTGCGGCCGGTGTGCTTGGCCCGGTACATCGCATGATCGGCCCGCGACAGCAGACTGTGCAAGGTGTCATCGCGTTGCACGGTGGTCGCGCCGATGCTCACGGTCAGATTCAGGCTGTGGCCGTTGTAGGCATATTCGTGTTGCTCGGCGTGTTGGCGGATCTTCTCGGCAATTTTCTGACCGGTGTCGCCGTCGGTGTCCTTTAACAACACGATAAACTCCTCACCGCCCCAGCGGCAGACGATGTCGGCGTGGCGCAGACAGCTTTGCAGATCGCGGGCGAAGCCGAGCAACACCTGATCGCCAGCCATGTGACCATGGGTGTCGTTCAACGCCTTGAAGTGATCGAGATCGAGCAGCAGCGCAGTCAGCGGTCTGGTCTCGCGCTGGGCTTCGTGCAACGCCTGCGCAGCGAGAATATCGAAGCCGCGGCGGTTGGGCAGGCCGGTGAGGCTGTCGAGCGTGGCCAACGCCTGGATTTTGTTCTGGTAGCGTTCGATCACCCGGTTGAGCAGCACCAGCACGATCACCGTCACCAGCAGGCAGATCAGCAGATTGAGGTACAGCGACTGGCGGATTTCGCTCAAGGCGCCGTCTTCACGTTTATCTACGAACAGGTACCAGTTCAGCTCTGGAATAAACCGCACGTTGAGGAAATGCCCCTGCCCGTGGGTGGAATATTCATAACTGCCGCTGTGCGGTTTTGGCAGCTGGCTGATCAGGCTCTTCATGCTGTCCAGCTCGCCGAGGCTCTGGCCGATGTGCGCACCTTGCGGCCCGCCCTCGGCGCCGGTGAGGACCAGGCGCCCGAAGGTGTCAACGAAGTACACGCTGCGTTGATAGCGCTGCTGATATTTGTCGATCAGCTTGATCACTGCGTCGACGGTCAGCCCGACACCCGCCGCGCCGATGAACCGATCGTGGTAGTCGTAAACCTTGTAGTTGATGAAAAACGTCAGGTTGTCCTTGTTGGCCAGATCCGGGTCGACGTTGATCTCGTACGGGTCTTTCATGTCGCGCACGCGGAAGTACCAGGCATCTCGCGGCTCGTCGACCTTGACCTGCTTGAGCACGCCCTTGGCGTGGTAATAAGTGTGCGTGCTGTCGGAGACGAAAAACGCCGTATAGGCGCCGTAATGGGTCATGACCTCGTCGAGGTAGCGGGTCATCTGCTCCGGGTTCTGCTCACCGTTGACCACCCAGTCGCGCATGAAGGTGTCGCGGGACATCATCGAAGAAATCAGGATCGGCCGGACCAGATCCTTCTGGATTTCCGAATAGACCGTGTCGGAGGTCAGTGGCAGTTCGGTGTTGACGATGTTGTCGCGAATCGACGCCCGCGAAGCGAAGTAGCTGAGCAACGACGTGGCGAGGAAACCGGCGCCGAGCAGCGCGACCAGGGTCAGCACCAGTGAGCGTTGCGAGTACAGCGGTGAACGAAGCGGCATGGCAGATCCGTTGGCAGTGGCCCGATGGCAAGCATTTTAGTGGGATGGCCAGGAAAAGACTGCGGGATTTGTGCCGGAAAGGGCGGGGGATCTGACTCAGCGAAGTGACAGGAAAAATCGCAGCCCCTCACCCCAGCCCTCTCCCGGAAGGAGAGGGAGCTCATTGTGGTGATGGCAACGTTTGTGATCGGCTCGGATCAGCCAACGGCGACCTTTTAAAATTAAACCTTTCATCGATCACTTGTTTCAACTTGTTGCGGGAACGCACCAGATGCCGAAATCGCTGTCTGATTTTTCGTCAGTCACCGATAAACGACTGATGCCTGCCAGCGTCGCTGGTGTGGCCCACCCGCGGTCCAGGAGGCCGCCATGTATAGACGAATTCTTCTGCTTGCTGCGTTGATGTTTTCCGTTGCCGGTTGCGTCCCGTACTCCTACGCGGACTCGTATTACTCCGAGGTGTACACATCACCCGCGCCGGCCTACTACAACACAGGTGGCACGTATTACCGGGGCGGCAGCACATATTATTCGGCGCCGCGTTCCTATCAGCCCGCACCACGTTATTACCAGCAACCGCGTTACTACCAGGCGCCGCGCTACTACCAACCGGCCCCGCGTTATTACGAAAGCCGCCG comes from the Pseudomonas granadensis genome and includes:
- a CDS encoding DUF4142 domain-containing protein; its protein translation is MSRMATRLRTVSFATLLGLCASSAFAQSPAEFINDASAKGMADIEASRQAHGKTESKEVKDYTIVVINDRTTANQHLAKIARKLDLPVAPREELADKAKELMPEVKDGATFEQAYAASQVKATEEAITQIQQQAQTTDVPEIKAFADETLPKLQSHLEKARALQASR
- a CDS encoding alpha/beta fold hydrolase; its protein translation is MRPEIAVLDIQGQYRVYTEFYRADAAEKTIILVNGSMATTASFAQTVKNLHPQFNVVCYDQPYAGRSKAHNRHEKHLTKEVEGQILLELIDHFAAEHVLSFSWGGAATLVALAQQPRRIERAVISSFSPVINAHMLDYLERGVDYLGNLDRDRVGHLVNNTIGKHLPSLFKRFNYRHVSSLAEHEYGQMHFHINDVLHSDRQCYLNAAKKITVPVLFLNGEWDEYTAAEDARLFGNHVAQSTFTTLQATGHFLDMEHKAACRDSQNALLGFLKPAQQTSRTRYSYVQGQHALAI
- a CDS encoding type II toxin-antitoxin system HipA family toxin, with amino-acid sequence MLEKVDVYYEGWGERWLWGSLVSTTALNGRPLIVFEYSDEAKTKGLELSSLRLPLAGGKLRRDFPSHQMGLPGPVYDALPDGWGMLLMDRLFKRRGLNAARIGPLERLAYVGANAMGAMSFEPVAPELMVPATHDSIELLAAEVREVLDGDGAQLLQKLLLVGGSPQGARPKALIYRDRETGTFTTAAVSGFEAWLVKFPGQGEHPEVCAVEMAYSECLRLCGIETPDSQHFRLPDGMAAFASRRFDRQDGLRIPMQSLAALTGADFRSPGALDYVNFLRATHYCTNDVREKALAFERAVFNVAFNNRDDHPKNFAYLMASSGEWKLSPAFDVTFCEGPGGYHQMDVMGEALEIGRKEILRLSQEAEISIDKAEDAIDRICAVASRFSAIAAELLPNEITPETLQVIQGRIDTNIALLR
- a CDS encoding low affinity iron permease family protein; protein product: MKFAKIAQKLALWAGSPKTFMGALILIGLWGLSGPIFGYNDTWQLIINTSTTIITFLMVFLIQNTQNRDTDILHLKLDELLRVNKEAQNAMLGLEALDLKQLEELRKHYRSLGENQVFELEGLGDKSKPKQDLNEC
- the tam gene encoding trans-aconitate 2-methyltransferase, with protein sequence MSWSAKQYVAFEDERTRPARDLLAAIPTADARTVVDIGCGPGNSTELLVQRFPAAKVSGLDSSADMIDAARQRLPQLQFEVAEIDQWAEAGPFDVIFANAVLQWVPDHATLLPALASKLSAGGSMAIQMPDNLNEPSHRLMREVATNGPWASRLTGAAEQRTDMASASQYFSMLRPYCARVDVWRTTYHHQLSGGAAGVVEWFKGSGLIPFLSPLTEEERAQYLQQYLAAVEEAYPALADGSVLLPFPRLFIVATR
- a CDS encoding LysE family translocator: MTPSLLMAVLASGFIYGITPGPGVLAVFGIGAAHGRRAGAGFLCGHLLGDVVWCSTALIAIVGAREIGSTAFDVLGVLSALYLFWLGWRAVRAQRRNGDEAQGAARQPFWHGIVFGLTNPKAYPVAVATFTALLSSRAELLNWSMLPALIALSFVGGALAYAILVGVVGAHRVRKVYQRHELLITRLCGVMFIGFAINALMHALPGLMPNKG
- a CDS encoding cysteine-rich CWC family protein; translation: MAKPDHCPACGARNDCSLADPRTADRACWCYGVTIDPAVLEALPPALRNQSCLCPRCAQVEAQLQAGRRPIP
- a CDS encoding sensor domain-containing diguanylate cyclase, whose protein sequence is MPLRSPLYSQRSLVLTLVALLGAGFLATSLLSYFASRASIRDNIVNTELPLTSDTVYSEIQKDLVRPILISSMMSRDTFMRDWVVNGEQNPEQMTRYLDEVMTHYGAYTAFFVSDSTHTYYHAKGVLKQVKVDEPRDAWYFRVRDMKDPYEINVDPDLANKDNLTFFINYKVYDYHDRFIGAAGVGLTVDAVIKLIDKYQQRYQRSVYFVDTFGRLVLTGAEGGPQGAHIGQSLGELDSMKSLISQLPKPHSGSYEYSTHGQGHFLNVRFIPELNWYLFVDKREDGALSEIRQSLYLNLLICLLVTVIVLVLLNRVIERYQNKIQALATLDSLTGLPNRRGFDILAAQALHEAQRETRPLTALLLDLDHFKALNDTHGHMAGDQVLLGFARDLQSCLRHADIVCRWGGEEFIVLLKDTDGDTGQKIAEKIRQHAEQHEYAYNGHSLNLTVSIGATTVQRDDTLHSLLSRADHAMYRAKHTGRNRTCVEMPHSTYA
- a CDS encoding helix-turn-helix transcriptional regulator, with the translated sequence MLELNLSTPAEIVKRLCGRLRIERLALEMTQADVAARAGIGINTVSNLESGRNVGFENLVRVAMVLGRGKELEDLFQPKIETLDDILRYENSAKRQRIKRKPDNA
- a CDS encoding type I restriction endonuclease; the protein is MEFFEKLASLAAKVRLQSAAIQTEEATKNAFVMPFISTVLGYDVFDPTEVTPEFVCDIGTKKGEKIDYAIMKEGEVQILIECKKIGESLHINHASQLFRYFHVTSARISILTNGQVYKFFTDLDAPNKMDEKPFLELDLLDIDEYSVPELVKLTKSAFDVDSIINAAGELKYVSQIKKVLAAQVSKPDDDFVKVFASRVYDGVITQKVRDQFHELTRKAVVQFLNDQINDRLKSAMSGAIQPALASLPSVPVGTDPVDPRDESDDKVLTTLEELEGYHIVRALVRSVVDAKRIVQRDTQSYFGILLDDNNRKPICRLHFNRSQKYLGIFDEEKNETRHAINSVDDIYEFSDHLKKTVGYYD